One part of the Deinococcus humi genome encodes these proteins:
- a CDS encoding winged helix-turn-helix domain-containing protein encodes MNGVRTANAEQATLLLDVKLHPLLDLLMHAECSASEVAAHLNVSVQRAHYLLGKLIQADIAVIERQDARAGRSIKRYRMPGRWFIPYEVTGAETLEAFASAQLLPRLEIVIAHSARVLHQHSPHWGFWLESNAENLSLLIGDGHGPAHELFFGDEPFFLNIGHMHLSREKATELKRRLWAVLEDFEIEETPGAPEYTVALMLVRGAVN; translated from the coding sequence ATGAACGGTGTGCGGACAGCCAACGCGGAGCAGGCGACACTGCTGCTGGACGTCAAGCTGCACCCGCTACTGGACCTGCTGATGCATGCGGAATGCAGCGCCTCGGAGGTGGCCGCGCACCTGAACGTCAGCGTGCAACGCGCCCATTACCTGCTGGGCAAACTGATCCAGGCCGACATCGCCGTGATCGAACGGCAGGACGCCCGCGCAGGCCGGTCCATCAAGCGCTACCGCATGCCTGGGCGCTGGTTCATTCCCTACGAGGTCACGGGCGCAGAAACGCTTGAAGCTTTCGCCTCGGCCCAGTTGCTGCCCCGACTGGAAATCGTAATCGCTCACAGCGCCCGGGTCCTGCATCAGCATTCCCCGCACTGGGGTTTCTGGCTGGAAAGCAACGCGGAGAATCTCAGCCTCCTGATCGGTGACGGACATGGCCCGGCCCATGAACTGTTCTTCGGCGACGAGCCGTTTTTCCTCAACATCGGTCACATGCACCTGAGCCGGGAGAAAGCCACGGAACTGAAACGTCGCCTGTGGGCCGTGCTGGAAGACTTTGAAATCGAGGAAACGCCGGGTGCGCCTGAATACACCGTCGCGCTGATGCTGGTTCGCGGCGCGGTGAACTGA